From Oryza sativa Japonica Group chromosome 4, ASM3414082v1, one genomic window encodes:
- the LOC107280649 gene encoding uncharacterized protein produces the protein MALVMSMLLASSLLAAASAARADHHSPAYAPYPHHHAPWPARAQSPSAPDHGAHGHHAPAPAPVHADQPAQAPEWHHHAPAPAPVRDDKPSPSHHHHHHGHHHHRHATATAPAHAPSSHHDRHAPAPVHSSWPWPAHAPAPAPAVIHGTNSHLAPAPAPSSHVQYSPAPTPGDGRHQSPPPPPSPPSADEGAQAPSYYGHYPSPAPAPAQESSSAAVAFAGGAGVLAVTAVALLL, from the coding sequence ATGGCCTTGGTGATGTCAATGCTGCTGGCCTCCTCGCTCCTGGCTGCGGCGTCGGCCGCGCGCGCCGACCACCACTCGCCGGCCTACGCGCCTTACCCTCACCACCACGCCCCGTGGCCGGCGCGGGCTCAGTCGCCGAGCGCTCCCGACCACGGCGCTCACGGCCACCACGCACCAGCGCCGGCGCCAGTCCACGCGGACCAGCCAGCGCAAGCCCCAGAGTGGCATCACCACGCTCCAGCCCCGGCTCCGGTCCGTGACGACAAGCCAAGCCCCtcgcatcatcatcatcaccatggCCATCATCACCACCGTCATGCTACTGCTACTGCCCCGGCGCACGCCCCGAGTTCGCATCATGATCGCCATGCTCCGGCGCCGGTGCACTCCAGCTGGCCGTGGCCGGCCCACGCGCCGGCGCCAGCGCCAGCGGTGATCCACGGGACGAACAGCCacctggcgccggcgccggcgccgtcgtcgcatGTTCAGTATTCCCCTGCTCCTACTCCCGGTGACGGCCGCCatcagtcgccgccgccgccgccgtccccgcctaGCGCTGACGAAGGCGCTCAAGCACCTAGCTACTACGGGCACTACCCTTCGCCTGCGCCGGCTCCGGCGCAGGAGAGTTCGTCCGCCGCCGTTGCCTTCGCCGGTGGAGCCGGTGTCCTCGCCGTGACGGCTGTCGCGCTGCTTCTTTAG
- the LOC4336254 gene encoding DNA-directed RNA polymerase III subunit 1 — protein sequence MARPEEKLRCTKEPFIEDVGTRRIKSIRFSMFSGNEVRQSAEVQVWNSRIYNHEMKPVPNGLLDTRMGAANKLGECSTCHGSFAECPGHFGYLKLALPVFNVGFFNCILDVLKCICKSCSRVLLMEKDRLEFLKKMRNPKADPLQKSAIMKKVRDKCKLSRCPWCGFINGVAKKGRAGLIILHDCSKTLDGSTEELRDALSHKKEKLSISAVRMLDPAIVLSLFKRMTDEDCELLNLGDRPEKLIVTEIAVPPVPIRPSVFVAGGRMSNEDSITVILKSIANTNSILKENLQTGGQFMKCFDCWQHLQLQVVEYINSDAPSLPESQHRGLVQRLKGKTGRFRGNLSGKRTEYTGRTVISPDPNLRITEVAIPILMARVLTYPERVSYYNIEKLRQCIRNGPHKHPGANFIIQPDGTKLHLKYCDRRIAARDLKYGCVVERHLEDGDIVLFNRQPSLHRMSIMSHRARIMPWRTLRFNESVCNPYNADFDGDEMNLHVPQTEEARTEALMLMGVQNNLCTPKNGEILVASTQDFLTSSFLVTRKDNFYDRSSFSLLCSYLGDAMENIDLPTPALIKPIELWTGKQLFSVLVRPNACTKVFLNLTVKEKIYKTPKGSTLEPEAMCPNDGFVYFRNSELLSGQVGKATLGNGNKDGMFSTLVRDYNSHAAASCMNRLAKFSARFIGNHGFSIGVDDVQPGEHLNQEKKMKIDGGYKDCHDLIASYSKGALRLQPGCNAAQTLEQSITRVLNEIREEAGKVCMNTLHWRNSPLIMSQCGSKGSPINISQMVACVGQQSVGGRRAPNGFIDRTLPHFPINSKTPAAKGFVANSFYTGLTATEFFFHTMGGREGLVDTAVKTAETGYMSRRLMKGLEDLSVFYDQTVRNASGGIVQFLYGDDGMDPAKMEGKDGKPLNLDQLFMKVMATCPQRGQNTLSPGEILQILNDKLSEHDASSDDGCSEKFKQLLTYFLEDRIKLLKSTRRALLLDEDHVGERHSSFEESIAANISGISVKQLQVFLDTCLSRYHLKKIEAGASIGAIGAQSIGEPGTQMTLKTFHFAGVASMNVTLGVPRIKEIINAAKKISTPIITAELLSEKDVLSARIVKGSMEKAVLGEVAEAIKIVLKSSQPNLVVKLDMQRIEALHMGISADSVQLSILNHPKIKLKSEHVRVIDKSKLRIYPAGIDKSKLLYELHHLKSMLPKVIVKGIPTVERAVISETGEENDKRYKLLVEGTNLLAVMGTPGVDAMKTKSNHIMEVNRTLGIEAARRSIIDEIQYTMKSHGMNIDSRHMMLLADLMTYKGEILGITRYGIAKMKSSVLMLASFEKTAEHLFNASYSGREDQIEGVSECIIMGIPMQLGTGILKVRQRLDHLPEFKYQPDPILA from the exons ATGGCGCGGCCGGAGGAGAAGCTGCGGTGCACGAAGGAGCCCTTCATCGAGGATGTCGGCACGCGGAGGAT AAAGAGCATCCGGTTCAGCATGTTCTCGGGGAACGAGGTGCGCCAATCCGCGGAGGTGCAGGTTTGGAACAGCCGGATCTACAACCATGAGATGAAGCCGGTGCCCAATGGATTGCTCGACACGCGGATG GGTGCGGCAAACAAGCTTGGGGAGTGCAGTACTTGCCATGGTTCATTTGCTGAATGCCCGGGTCATTTTGGTTACTTGAAGCTCGCCCTTCCAGTTTTTAATGTTGGATTCTTTAACtgtattttggatgtattgaagtGCATCTGCAAG AGCTGCAGCAGGGTTCTTCTTATGGAGAAAGATCGGCTAGAGTTTTTGAAGAAAATGAGAAATCCCAAAGCAGATCCGCTACAGAAAAGTGCTATCATGAAAAAAGTGAGGGACAAATGCAAACTATCCCGTTGCCCCTGGTGTGGATTCATAAATG GTGTTGCTAAAAAGGGCAGAGCAGGGTTGATTATTCTTCATGATTGTAGCAAAACATTGGATGGAAGCACAGAAGAGCTTCGGGACGCACTATCACATAAGAAAGAGAAACTATCTATTAGTGCTGTTCGCATGCTAGACCCTGCAATTGTTCTATCTCTTTTCAAAAGAATGACCGATGAG GATTGTGAGTTGCTAAACCTCGGTGATAGGCCTGAGAAACTTATTGTGACAGAGATTGCAGTGCCACCTGTACCTATACGTCCTTCTGTTTTCGTGGCTGGTGGAAGAATGAG CAATGAAGATAGCATTACCGTCATATTGAAGAGTATTGCTAATACTAATTCCATCCTTAAGGAGAACCTTCAAACTGGTGGTCAGTTCATGAAGTGCTTT GATTGCTGGCAACACCTTCAACTTCAAGTTGTTGAATATATCAACAGTGACGCACCCTCTCTTCCCGAGTCACAACATCGAGGCCTTGTTCAGCGACTCAAAGGGAAGACAGGCCGATTTCGTGGTAACTTGTCTGGAAAACGTACCGAGTACACTGGAAGGACTGTCATTTCTCCTGATCCAAACTTGAGAATAACAGAG GTGGCTATTCCCATCCTGATGGCTCGAGTTTTGACTTATCCTGAAAGAGTTTCATACTATAACATAGAGAAGCTGCGTCAGTGTATACGGAATGGTCCACACAAACATCCAGGGGCAAATTTCATCATACAACCTGATGGAACAAAGCT GCACTTAAAGTATTGCGATAGAAGAATTGCTGCTCGAGATTTGAAGTATGGCTGTGTAGTCGAAAGGCATTTAGAAGATGGAGACATTGTCCTCTTCAATAGACAACCGAGCTTGCATAGAATGTCAATTATGTCTCACAGG GCTAGGATTATGCCCTGGAGAACACTAAGGTTTAACGAGTCTGTCTGTAACCCATATAATGCTGATTTTGATGGCGATGAGATGAATTTGCATGTTCCTCAGACTGAGGAAGCCCGCACTGAAGCGCTTATGCTCATGGGG GTTCAGAACAATTTATGTACCCCAAAGAATGGGGAAATACTGGTTGCATCCACGCAAGACTTTTTGACTTCCTCTTTTCTGGTTACAAGAAAAGataacttttatgacaggtcgTCATTTTCTCTCTTATGTTCATATCTTGGTGATGCAATGGAAAACATTGATTTGCCAACACCTGCTCTGATTAAG CCTATTGAGCTTTGGACTGGTAAACAACTCTTCAGTGTGTTAGTACGTCCTAACGCATGTACAAAGGTGTTTCTGAATCTTACTGTTAAAGAGAAAATTTATAAGACTCCTAAGGGTTCAACTCTGGAACCTGAAGCAATGTGTCCCAATGATGGTTTTGTCTACTTCCGAAACAGTGAACTTCTATCTGGGCAAGTTGGGAAGGCCACTTTAG GTAATGGGAATAAGGATGGCATGTTCTCCACTCTTGTAAGAGATTATAATTCTCATGCTGCGGCAAGCTGTATGAACCGCTTGGCAAAATTTAG TGCAAGATTTATAGGGAACCATGGTTTCTCAATTGGTGTGGACGATGTCCAACCGGGAGAACATTtaaaccaagagaagaaaatgaaaataGATGGAGGGTACAAAGATTGCCATGATCTTATTGCTTCCTATTCCAAAGGTGCACTCCGTTTGCAGCCCGGTTGCAACGCAGCCCAAACATTGGAGCAAAGTATAACTCGTGTACTGAATGAAATCAGAGAAGAAGCTGGAAAA GTCTGTATGAATACACTTCACTGGAGGAACAGCCCATTGATCATGTCTCAGTGTGGATCTAAAGGTTCTCCAATCAACATTAGTCAGATGGTTGCATGTGTTGGCCAACAATCAGTTGGAGGGCGTCGTGCCCCGAATGGCTTCATAGATCGAACTCTTCCCCACTTTCCTATAAATTCAAAGACTCCTGCA GCCAAAGGCTTTGTCGCTAATTCTTTCTATACTGGCTTGACTGCCACCGAATTCTTCTTCCATACGATGGGTGGGCGAGAAGGTCTTGTTGATACAGCG GTTAAAACAGCTGAAACAGGATATATGTCCCGCAGATTAATGAAGGGATTGGAAGATCTCTCAGTTTTCTATGATCAGACGGTCCGCAATGCTAGTGGTGGTATTGTACAGTTCCTCTATGGAGATGATGGCATGGATCCTGCAAAGATGGAAGGGAAAGATGGAAAGCCCTTAAATTTGGATCAATTGTTTATGAAAGTCATG GCCACTTGTCCTCAAAGGGGACAGAATACATTATCTCCAGGTGAAATCTTACAAATTTTAAATGACAAGCTCTCTGAACATGATGCCTCCTCTGATGATGGTTGTAGCGAAAAGTTCAAGCAACTGTTAACGTATTTTCTTGAGGATCGTATAAAATTGCTGAAGAGCACAAGGAGAGCGCTTCTCCTAGATGAAGATCATGTTGGAGAGAGGCACTCCAGCTTTGAAGAATCCATTGCTGCTAATATTTCTGGTATATCTGTGAAGCAACTACAG GTTTTCTTGGACACATGTTTATCTCGTTACCACTTGAAGAAAATTGAAGCCGGAGCATCAATTGGGGCAATTGGGGCTCAAAGTATTGGAGAGCCTGGAACTCAGATGACATTGAAAACTTTCCATTTTGCAGGAGTAGCTAGCATGA ATGTTACTCTTGGTGTTCCTCGCATCAAGGAAATTATCAATGCTGCTAAAAAGATAAGCACACCTATTATCACTGCTGAGTTACTTTCTGAGAAGGATGTGTTGTCTGCACGCATTGTGAAAGGCTCTATGGAAAAGGCAGTGCTGGGTGAG GTGGCTGAAGCCATAAAGATTGTGTTGAAATCAAGTCAACCAAACTTGGTTGTTAAACTCGATATGCAACGTATAGAAGCCCTGCACATGGGCATCTCTGCTGACTCTGTGCAGCTGTCAATATTGAATCATCCAAAAATAAAGCTAAAATCTGAG CATGTTCGTGTTATTGATAAATCCAAGTTGAGAATTTATCCAGCTGGAATAGATAAGTCCAAACTTCTATATGAGTTACATCATCTCAAATCCATGCTTCCAAAAGTGATCGTGAAG GGTATTCCAACTGTTGAAAGAGCTGTGATCAGCGAAACTGGTGAAGAAAATGACAAAAGATACAAGTTGTTGGTTGAGGG AACAAATCTCTTGGCAGTAATGGGTACTCCAGGAGTTGATGCTATGAAAACAAAAAGTAACCACATCATGGAAGTGAACCGAACACTCGGAATTGAAGCTGCGAGGAGATCTATTATTGATGAAATTCAGTATACAATGAAAAGTCATGGGATGAACATTGATTCGAGACATATGATGCTTCTGGCAGATTTGATGACATACAAG GGTGAAATTCTTGGCATTACTAGATATGGTATTGCAAAAATGAAAAGTAGTGTGCTGATGCTGGCTTCGTTTGAGAAAACAGCGGAGCATCTCTTTAATGCATCATACAGTGGTCGTGAGGATCAGATAGAGGGAGTTAGTGAATGCATTATCATGGGTATACCCATGCAACTTGGCACTGGTATTCTCAAAGTCAGACAAAG GCTTGACCATTTGCCTGAATTTAAATATCAGCCTGATCCAATATTGGCGTGA
- the LOC4336255 gene encoding uncharacterized protein translates to MKTPSLLVQCFPGLLPSKATSCVPIVSERDLQLPSPAVEIIPSKSAHPYKYAGEKVDVQGLDIFKGKVSVADMIAFSPSEVVASKYDGSLKYWESSITLVNIIKNEIRDGQLSFRGKRVLELGCGSGLAGIFACLKGASTVHFQDTNAETIRCRAIPNVLANLEQARDRQNRPSESPVTPSRQLLAPNVHFYAGDWEELPTILSVVHPPAAPTNLSFSEDDFMDGCSSHDGSSIVGVDNCPRRSRKLSGSRAWERASETDQADGGYDVILISEVPYAVNSLKKLYALITKCLRPPYGVLYVVSKKNLVGSNGGARQLRALMEEEGVLGGHFLTELADREIWKFFFK, encoded by the exons ATGAAGACGCCATCACTGCTTGTTCAGTGTTTCCCTGGCTTGCTTCCCAGCAAGGCTACGAGTTGTGTGCcaattgtatcagaaagggatCTACAGCTACCATCACCAGCTGTCGAGATAATCCCATCAAAG AGTGCTCATCCTTACAAATATGCTGGCGAGAAGGTTGATGTTCAAGGTCTTGACATTTTCAAG GGGAAGGTCAGTGTAGCGGATATGATAGCCTTCTCCCCTTCTGAAGTAGTCGCATCCAAATATGATG GATCTCTGAAATATTGGGAGAGTTCCATTACTCTCGTCAACATTATTAAAAATGAGATCCGTGATGGGCAGTTGAGCTTCAGGGGCAAGCGGGTTCTAGAG CTTGGTTGTGGATCTGGTCTGGCTGGGATTTTTGCCTGTTTGAAG GGTGCATCCACAGTTCATTTTCAGGACACAAATGCAGAAACAATAAGATGCAGAGCAATACCCAATGTGCTTGCAAACCTTGAGCAGGCTCGGGACAGGCAGAACAGACCATCAGAGAGCCCTGTTACACCATCACGACAACTGTTAGCCCCGAATGTACATTTCTATGCTGGGGACTGGGAGGAGCTCCCTACTATTCTCTCAGTTGTACACCCACCTGCAGCACCAACAAACCTTAGCTTCTCAGAGGACGACTTTATGGATGGCTGCAGTAGCCATGATGGGAGCAGCATAGTTGGTGTCGACAATTGCCCCAGGCGATCAAGGAAACTTTCTGGTAGCCGTGCATGGGAGAGGGCCAGTGAGACAGACCAAGCTGATGGAGGCTATGATGTAATTTTGATTTCTGAGGTCCCCTATGCGGTGAACTCTTTGAAGAAGCTCTATGCCCTTATCACAAAG TGCCTGCGACCCCCATACGGAGTACTGTATGTGGTTTCAAAGAAGAACTTGGTTGGTTCCAATGGCGGCGCAAGGCAACTCAGAGCTTtgatggaggaggagggtgtCCTTGGTGGCCACTTTTTAACCGAGTTAGCTGACCGGGAAATTTGGAAGTTCTTCTTCAAGTAA